A window of Fibrobacter sp. UWH6 contains these coding sequences:
- a CDS encoding tol-pal system YbgF family protein codes for MKRLALGIAVVALALTGCSQVTMLRTQEMKAVGTDVQTTVQKNAAYTVETLGAQNDSLRAELDSALARLEAASLAQKRMQAEITMLSRRVSDESERNDSRQEEILYRLDMLLGKSDKILAKKVVVSGAPAPVSMDSLEREAEKLVEAEAMFNTARSDYHRSEYKLAYSGFKQVYEQMKTGELAENSLYWMALCLIEVNQMDKAKKVFARMSEAFPDGQKTCPAMFKLASIYSDECDIDMQKQYLQKILSNKSCETTGEFEQAAEMLQEILEKEDKVKEGAPVEACVPKEVPLEAQPVAEKAPAAAPADPSAAPAVESANPAAAPAPAAPTANP; via the coding sequence ATGAAACGATTGGCTTTGGGTATTGCTGTTGTCGCGCTGGCACTCACTGGCTGTAGTCAGGTGACCATGCTCCGCACTCAGGAAATGAAGGCTGTTGGCACGGACGTGCAGACTACCGTGCAGAAGAATGCTGCCTATACCGTAGAAACTCTGGGCGCTCAGAATGATTCCCTGCGTGCAGAACTGGACTCGGCTTTGGCTCGTCTGGAAGCGGCCTCCCTGGCTCAAAAGCGTATGCAGGCTGAAATTACCATGCTTTCTCGTCGAGTGTCCGACGAATCTGAACGCAATGACTCTAGACAGGAAGAAATTCTGTATCGTCTGGACATGCTGTTGGGTAAGTCTGACAAGATCCTTGCCAAGAAGGTTGTGGTCAGCGGCGCTCCGGCTCCTGTTTCTATGGACAGCCTGGAACGCGAAGCTGAAAAGCTTGTGGAAGCGGAAGCCATGTTCAATACTGCTCGCAGCGACTATCACCGTAGCGAATATAAGCTGGCCTACTCCGGCTTTAAGCAGGTCTATGAACAGATGAAGACCGGCGAACTTGCCGAAAATTCTCTGTACTGGATGGCTCTCTGCCTGATTGAAGTAAATCAGATGGATAAGGCCAAGAAGGTTTTCGCCCGTATGTCCGAAGCATTCCCCGATGGTCAGAAGACTTGCCCGGCGATGTTCAAGCTGGCTAGCATCTACAGCGATGAATGCGATATCGATATGCAGAAGCAGTATCTGCAGAAGATTCTTTCTAACAAGTCTTGCGAAACTACCGGCGAGTTCGAACAGGCCGCCGAAATGCTCCAGGAAATCCTGGAAAAGGAAGACAAGGTTAAGGAAGGCGCTCCTGTAGAAGCTTGCGTGCCTAAGGAAGTACCCCTGGAAGCTCAGCCCGTTGCGGAAAAAGCACCTGCCGCAGCCCCCGCTGACCCCTCCGCCGCTCCTGCCGTAGAATCCGCAAATCCCGCCGCAGCCCCCGCACCTGCTGCCCCCACTGCAAATCCGTAG
- a CDS encoding OmpA family protein, producing the protein MKNFVKLALVVTTASLALVACSKKQPPVTDPAAEQAPAAEAAPAVESAPVNQDSLAAEQARLEAERLAAERARLEAERARLEQLINQIMSEDVYFDFDRSELTEKAKELLAQVGELLIKEERFTITIEGHTDARGTEDYNFTLGAKRAMKVKEFLAAYGIDNKRMESVSYGKEAPKAEGSSEEAYSQNRRANFRVNIKD; encoded by the coding sequence ATGAAGAACTTCGTTAAACTCGCCCTGGTGGTTACTACCGCCTCCCTCGCCCTTGTCGCTTGCTCCAAGAAGCAGCCCCCTGTAACGGATCCCGCTGCAGAACAGGCTCCTGCTGCAGAAGCAGCTCCCGCTGTTGAATCTGCTCCCGTGAACCAGGATTCCCTGGCTGCAGAACAGGCTCGCCTTGAAGCTGAACGCCTTGCTGCAGAACGTGCCCGCCTTGAAGCAGAACGTGCCCGTCTGGAACAGCTGATCAACCAGATCATGAGCGAAGACGTCTACTTTGACTTTGACCGTTCCGAACTGACTGAAAAGGCTAAGGAATTGCTGGCCCAGGTTGGCGAACTCCTGATCAAGGAAGAACGCTTCACCATCACTATCGAAGGCCATACCGATGCTCGCGGTACCGAAGATTACAACTTTACCCTGGGTGCAAAGCGCGCCATGAAGGTGAAGGAATTCCTGGCTGCTTACGGCATCGACAACAAGCGCATGGAATCTGTTAGCTACGGTAAGGAAGCTCCCAAGGCTGAAGGTTCCTCTGAAGAAGCCTATTCTCAGAACCGTCGCGCTAACTTCCGCGTGAATATTAAGGACTAG
- a CDS encoding translocation protein TolB, producing MIEKIKAISKFLSWALVLFFAYLLFSPVASFAAIDTIAVDVGISVFKTMPIGIVPFTETKGAIEWIEEKPHQIITRDAELSGRFEVIASDKFNLALFSKNRAKHYITGKVTPAEGGKLRLECFLYVAQTKDMMLGEAYTISQQDLRRAMHKFFDQVIYRLWGERGVASTKLAYVSKIDGVKQVVVSDYDGFHRSQITRDTTISMMPVWTRGNKGLIFVNFQTHRPKLYSKTFGGPIKSLFPHLDQTYSPAVNPKTGELLFSSTVDGKTDLYIGNPETGKARKFAYLKSNQTSPAWSPFASEVLFTSDRGGGPQIFVMGKDGSDMRRVTFMGRYNERASWSPEGDRIAYTSMDNGKMNIYTCALDGSDIVQLTNNAGNNEHPTWSPDGKLIAFASNRSGSYQIYIMRKDGSNVTRITNSGENTAPTWSFFYEDDNKQ from the coding sequence ATGATTGAAAAAATCAAGGCTATCTCTAAGTTTCTGTCCTGGGCTCTGGTACTGTTCTTTGCGTACCTGCTGTTTTCCCCGGTCGCAAGCTTTGCTGCCATTGATACCATTGCGGTAGACGTTGGTATTTCGGTGTTCAAGACTATGCCCATTGGCATTGTGCCTTTTACCGAAACCAAGGGTGCCATTGAGTGGATCGAGGAAAAACCTCATCAGATCATTACCCGAGATGCAGAACTCTCTGGACGTTTCGAAGTGATTGCTTCTGACAAGTTCAACTTGGCCTTGTTCAGTAAGAATCGTGCCAAGCACTACATTACCGGTAAGGTGACTCCGGCTGAAGGTGGCAAGCTCCGTCTGGAATGTTTCCTTTATGTGGCTCAGACCAAGGACATGATGCTGGGCGAAGCCTATACTATCAGTCAGCAGGACCTTCGCCGTGCCATGCACAAGTTCTTTGACCAGGTCATTTACCGTTTGTGGGGCGAACGTGGTGTTGCCTCCACCAAGCTGGCCTATGTATCCAAGATCGATGGAGTCAAGCAGGTTGTGGTTTCTGACTACGATGGTTTCCATCGTTCCCAGATTACTCGCGATACGACCATCAGCATGATGCCTGTATGGACCCGCGGCAATAAGGGCTTGATCTTTGTGAACTTCCAGACTCACCGCCCCAAGCTTTATTCCAAGACGTTTGGCGGACCTATTAAGTCTTTGTTCCCTCATCTAGATCAGACGTATAGTCCTGCTGTAAATCCCAAAACTGGCGAATTACTTTTCTCCAGTACCGTAGACGGTAAGACGGATCTGTATATCGGTAATCCTGAAACGGGGAAGGCCAGGAAGTTTGCCTATCTGAAGAGCAATCAGACCAGCCCTGCCTGGAGCCCCTTTGCCAGCGAAGTCCTGTTTACCAGTGACCGTGGCGGTGGACCTCAGATTTTTGTGATGGGCAAGGATGGCAGCGATATGCGCCGCGTGACTTTCATGGGCCGTTACAATGAACGTGCCAGCTGGTCTCCTGAAGGGGATCGCATTGCCTATACTTCCATGGATAATGGCAAGATGAATATTTATACCTGCGCCCTGGATGGCTCTGACATTGTACAGCTGACCAACAACGCAGGCAACAACGAGCATCCCACCTGGTCTCCCGATGGTAAGCTCATCGCTTTCGCAAGTAACCGCAGCGGAAGCTATCAGATTTATATCATGAGGAAGGACGGATCCAACGTGACCCGTATTACCAACTCCGGCGAAAACACCGCGCCTACCTGGTCCTTCTTCTATGAAGACGATAATAAACAATAA
- a CDS encoding energy transducer TonB gives MSERKEQIRYFSSEGDGMMVRIIICAVVFHMVIAGICIGIHFVNFKQEPEPIPVFEMVQVQQPPKARPRPPRPKPPEIPPDPPKEQPKPDVKPKPEPKPKVNKELPPDIKPEEEKKPEPEPEEKPEPQPEPEPEPEPVDDFDVDDLDLPAAVEAPSLNPVGSVDMDPLMQVYLEQLKRIIMANFNPPNSLSVKKSVKTTVQFTIDRFGGITGITLKRSSGNKTWDHLSVRAVSISKAPELPLNFRAPSLTLHFNFTPN, from the coding sequence GTGAGCGAACGTAAGGAACAAATCCGCTACTTCTCTAGCGAAGGCGATGGAATGATGGTGCGAATCATCATTTGCGCCGTTGTGTTCCATATGGTGATCGCAGGAATTTGTATTGGTATTCACTTTGTGAATTTCAAGCAGGAACCGGAACCCATTCCCGTGTTCGAGATGGTGCAGGTGCAACAGCCTCCGAAGGCTCGCCCCAGACCGCCTCGTCCTAAGCCCCCAGAAATTCCGCCTGATCCGCCTAAGGAACAGCCTAAGCCCGACGTGAAACCTAAGCCTGAGCCGAAGCCCAAGGTAAATAAGGAACTTCCGCCGGACATCAAACCCGAAGAAGAAAAGAAGCCGGAACCCGAGCCGGAAGAAAAACCGGAACCGCAGCCGGAACCGGAACCCGAGCCGGAGCCGGTAGATGACTTTGACGTGGATGACCTGGATTTGCCGGCCGCTGTAGAAGCGCCCAGCTTGAATCCTGTGGGTTCTGTTGACATGGACCCGTTGATGCAGGTCTACCTGGAACAGCTGAAACGCATTATCATGGCGAACTTCAATCCTCCCAATAGTTTGTCTGTGAAGAAGAGCGTGAAGACCACGGTGCAGTTTACCATTGACCGTTTTGGAGGCATTACTGGAATTACGCTGAAGCGTTCTTCGGGTAACAAGACCTGGGATCATTTGTCTGTTCGTGCGGTCTCGATTTCCAAGGCTCCGGAGCTTCCGCTTAATTTTAGAGCTCCCAGCTTGACGTTGCATTTTAACTTTACGCCGAATTAA
- a CDS encoding biopolymer transporter ExbD, with protein sequence MKRSRGKELKQEMNLTNMIDIVFAILIVFIISAPLMSQGVKVDLPKAEAPTMEQEKLLKVSITKKEEIYIADMMVDFHSFNNVFKSLWNGEMAVVINSDEEVKYGLVMKVVTQVQKLGVTKLGFLTMNPKEKPGKR encoded by the coding sequence GTGAAGCGCAGTCGCGGTAAAGAACTTAAGCAGGAAATGAACCTGACGAACATGATCGATATCGTGTTCGCCATCTTGATCGTGTTCATCATTTCTGCTCCCCTCATGAGCCAGGGTGTCAAGGTGGACTTGCCCAAGGCCGAAGCTCCCACTATGGAGCAGGAAAAACTTTTGAAGGTTTCCATCACCAAGAAGGAAGAAATCTACATCGCAGACATGATGGTGGATTTCCATAGTTTCAATAACGTGTTCAAGTCTTTGTGGAACGGGGAAATGGCTGTGGTCATTAACTCCGACGAAGAAGTGAAGTACGGCCTTGTGATGAAGGTGGTGACCCAGGTGCAGAAGCTGGGCGTTACAAAGCTTGGCTTCTTGACCATGAACCCGAAAGAAAAACCGGGTAAAAGGTAA
- a CDS encoding MotA/TolQ/ExbB proton channel family protein: protein MNNSVPLFQMIAQSDIATIVVLCILAVMSLGSWGIILVKYVVNKKNQRANVVFFRKFINVQQFVELQTLCETADESALKSLTSEVLKEASKFSNFVSYDSIQHRASLLEDTIQRSIEGLRLAEDRYLSFLATCSNLAPFFGLLGTVWGIMVAFFQIGQHGSADLTVVAPGIAMALITTVGGLVVAIPASAGYNYFTSHNGQNEISYYNFGSQVLSLFKRGDLLALEEVAG, encoded by the coding sequence TTGAATAACTCAGTTCCTCTGTTTCAAATGATTGCCCAGTCGGACATCGCTACCATTGTTGTGCTCTGCATTCTTGCAGTCATGTCCTTGGGTTCCTGGGGCATTATTCTGGTCAAGTATGTGGTGAACAAGAAGAATCAGCGGGCCAATGTGGTGTTCTTCCGCAAGTTCATTAACGTTCAGCAGTTTGTGGAACTGCAGACCCTGTGCGAAACCGCCGACGAAAGTGCCCTGAAGAGCCTTACTTCCGAAGTACTTAAGGAAGCTTCCAAGTTCAGTAACTTCGTGAGTTATGACTCCATCCAGCACCGCGCGTCCTTGCTGGAAGATACCATCCAGCGTTCTATCGAAGGTCTGCGCCTGGCCGAAGACCGCTATCTGAGCTTCCTGGCAACCTGCTCCAACCTGGCTCCCTTCTTCGGACTGCTGGGTACGGTCTGGGGCATTATGGTGGCCTTCTTCCAGATCGGTCAGCACGGTTCTGCCGACTTGACTGTGGTGGCTCCCGGTATCGCTATGGCTTTGATTACTACGGTTGGCGGCCTTGTGGTGGCAATTCCCGCATCTGCCGGCTACAACTACTTTACCTCCCATAACGGTCAGAACGAAATTTCCTATTACAACTTTGGTTCCCAGGTGCTGAGCTTGTTCAAGCGCGGCGACTTGCTGGCTCTTGAAGAAGTGGCCGGCTAG
- a CDS encoding ribonuclease HII, translating to MKFKLPAFLDGIESPIDGEVALRENFAGSIIAGVDEVGRGPLAGPVVACVAVLKSPDALISLNDSKKLTRPKREAMFEAVKEACACYAIASASVAEIDEINILEADFLAMRRALQALGLPGIQETAPQIPVEVKGSFAEGSSLSSILVAVDGNLKIRGIPQDNQLPIVKGDGRVASISAASILAKVFRDRYMDELEKKYPGYGFDKHAGYGTKAHLDAIRKLGYTPEHRMSFHPKSLQLELPL from the coding sequence ATGAAATTTAAACTGCCGGCATTTCTGGATGGAATCGAATCGCCTATCGATGGTGAAGTTGCCCTTCGTGAAAACTTCGCAGGATCCATCATTGCCGGTGTTGATGAGGTGGGTCGAGGGCCGTTGGCTGGCCCTGTGGTTGCCTGTGTTGCCGTTCTCAAATCGCCTGACGCCTTGATTTCGCTGAACGACTCCAAGAAACTGACCCGCCCCAAGCGCGAAGCTATGTTCGAAGCGGTGAAGGAGGCTTGCGCCTGCTATGCCATTGCCAGTGCCAGCGTTGCCGAAATTGATGAAATCAATATTCTAGAGGCTGACTTTTTGGCCATGCGCCGCGCCTTGCAGGCTTTAGGTTTGCCTGGAATTCAGGAAACGGCGCCTCAGATTCCTGTTGAGGTCAAGGGTTCCTTCGCTGAAGGTTCGTCCCTCTCGTCTATATTAGTAGCAGTAGACGGTAACTTGAAGATCCGAGGTATTCCTCAGGATAACCAGCTGCCTATTGTAAAGGGTGACGGCCGTGTTGCCAGTATATCTGCCGCTTCTATCCTGGCGAAGGTCTTCCGTGACCGTTACATGGATGAACTGGAAAAGAAGTACCCGGGCTATGGCTTCGACAAGCATGCCGGATATGGTACCAAGGCTCATCTTGATGCGATCCGAAAGCTTGGCTATACCCCAGAGCATCGCATGAGTTTTCATCCCAAGTCTTTGCAGTTGGAACTTCCGTTATAA
- the purN gene encoding phosphoribosylglycinamide formyltransferase — MFKIGVMASGGGSNFKAIIDRIGEGDLEAQCKFLITNNGGCGAVDHAKTYGVPVFHISGKTHPDQAEYEAALLEVIDKYDIDLLILAGYMKAIPTSILRRLPDRVLNIHPSLLPKFGGRGFYGHFVHEAVLAAGETESGPTIHLVSEEIDAGRILAQRKVPVMPDDTPEVLAARVLVQEHDLYWRTIKEYGEALVK, encoded by the coding sequence ATGTTTAAGATTGGCGTTATGGCTTCCGGTGGAGGAAGCAATTTTAAAGCGATTATAGATCGAATTGGCGAGGGCGATCTGGAGGCCCAGTGTAAGTTCCTCATTACCAATAATGGTGGCTGTGGTGCTGTTGACCACGCCAAGACTTACGGTGTCCCCGTGTTCCATATTTCTGGCAAGACCCATCCGGACCAGGCGGAATATGAAGCCGCCCTCCTGGAAGTGATTGACAAGTATGATATCGACTTGTTGATTCTGGCTGGTTATATGAAGGCAATTCCTACCAGCATTTTGAGACGTCTGCCCGACCGTGTGCTGAACATCCATCCGTCTCTGTTGCCGAAGTTTGGTGGTCGAGGCTTCTACGGGCATTTCGTACACGAGGCTGTTCTTGCCGCAGGCGAAACGGAATCTGGTCCTACCATCCATCTGGTATCCGAAGAAATTGACGCCGGTCGCATTCTTGCCCAGCGAAAGGTGCCTGTTATGCCTGACGATACTCCGGAAGTCCTTGCTGCCCGTGTGCTTGTTCAGGAACACGACCTGTACTGGCGTACCATCAAGGAATACGGCGAAGCGCTGGTAAAATAG
- a CDS encoding SulP family inorganic anion transporter: protein MSNVNAKESVKKFLTESVATVTPELVKSIKRGYTKQNLISDLMSGVIVGILALPLAIAFAIASGVGPEQGLYTAIIAGFTISLLGGSRFQIGGPTGAFIVIVYGIVSQYGYDGLASATLLAGIILIVFGLAKFGAIIKFIPYPVTVGFTAGIAVIIALGQVPNFFGLKFLAKDPADAVGKIKLYVSSFDTVNVYSVIIGVIALAVCILWPKITTKVPGSLIAIIVATVIVKVLGWDDPINGHGVMTIGMKNHIPSGFPTPHLPNISLSMMREVFQPALTIAILGAIESLLSAVVADGMTSTKHRSNTELFGQGVANLLSPMFGGIPATGAIARTATNIRNGAVSPISGLVHAVVLLLIMLVLGKYAEMIPMAALAAVLFQVAFNMCGYRAVIKMFKLPKSDVIVMLVAFFLTVIIDLTVAIEVGVLLAAILFIKRMSEVAEVDAVTDAIRADDEEVSHTEFARQVPKGVVVYELAGSLFFGAVDKFKETLNRIAVKPKILILRMRSVSSIDAAGINMIEDLLNHCKADGTQLLLSGVHAQPVVALTRAGVLKQLGEENALGNIDAALNRARELLGLPVVDASVDPNPTVSWEKGLDKPWLPEESNAAVAEGTPEVIAEKVAEEPVWKLK from the coding sequence ATGTCTAACGTTAATGCCAAAGAATCCGTCAAGAAATTCTTGACCGAATCTGTAGCAACTGTTACCCCCGAACTTGTAAAGTCCATTAAGAGGGGATATACCAAGCAAAATCTTATTAGCGACTTGATGTCCGGCGTTATCGTCGGCATCCTGGCATTGCCTCTGGCAATCGCTTTCGCTATCGCTTCTGGCGTGGGTCCTGAACAGGGCCTCTACACTGCCATCATTGCTGGTTTCACCATCAGCCTTTTGGGTGGTTCCCGTTTCCAGATTGGCGGTCCCACTGGTGCCTTCATCGTGATCGTGTACGGCATCGTTAGCCAGTATGGTTACGATGGCCTCGCTTCCGCAACGCTCCTAGCCGGTATCATTCTTATTGTCTTCGGCCTTGCCAAGTTTGGTGCCATCATCAAGTTCATCCCGTATCCGGTGACTGTGGGCTTTACTGCCGGTATCGCCGTGATCATCGCCCTGGGTCAGGTTCCCAACTTCTTCGGTCTGAAGTTCCTGGCTAAGGACCCTGCCGACGCCGTGGGCAAGATCAAGCTCTATGTTTCCTCTTTCGACACTGTAAACGTATACTCCGTGATTATCGGTGTTATCGCCTTGGCCGTCTGCATTCTTTGGCCGAAGATCACCACCAAGGTTCCGGGTTCCCTCATCGCCATTATCGTTGCTACCGTCATTGTCAAGGTGCTTGGCTGGGACGACCCCATTAACGGCCACGGCGTCATGACCATCGGTATGAAGAACCATATCCCGTCTGGTTTCCCCACTCCGCATCTCCCGAACATCAGCCTTTCCATGATGCGCGAAGTGTTCCAGCCTGCTTTGACTATCGCTATTCTCGGTGCTATCGAATCCCTGCTTTCTGCTGTGGTGGCCGACGGTATGACTTCTACCAAGCATCGCTCCAACACTGAACTTTTCGGTCAGGGCGTGGCTAACCTTCTTTCTCCCATGTTCGGCGGTATTCCGGCTACTGGCGCTATTGCCCGTACTGCAACCAACATCCGTAATGGTGCCGTTTCCCCGATTTCCGGTCTCGTTCATGCTGTTGTGCTCCTGCTCATCATGCTGGTTCTGGGTAAGTATGCCGAAATGATTCCTATGGCTGCCCTTGCCGCAGTGCTTTTCCAGGTGGCATTCAATATGTGCGGCTATCGCGCTGTGATCAAGATGTTCAAGCTTCCCAAGAGCGACGTAATCGTTATGCTGGTTGCATTCTTCCTCACAGTGATCATCGACCTGACGGTCGCTATCGAAGTGGGCGTTCTCCTTGCTGCCATCCTCTTCATCAAGCGCATGAGTGAAGTTGCCGAAGTGGATGCCGTTACCGATGCAATCCGTGCCGATGACGAAGAAGTCTCACACACCGAATTTGCCCGTCAGGTTCCCAAGGGCGTTGTGGTTTATGAACTTGCCGGTTCCCTGTTCTTTGGTGCTGTAGACAAGTTCAAGGAAACCCTGAACCGCATTGCAGTGAAGCCCAAGATCCTCATCTTACGCATGCGTAGCGTTTCCAGCATCGATGCAGCCGGTATCAACATGATCGAAGACCTGCTGAACCACTGCAAGGCCGACGGTACCCAGCTGCTCCTTTCCGGTGTGCACGCCCAGCCGGTGGTGGCCCTGACCCGCGCAGGTGTGCTGAAGCAGCTTGGCGAAGAAAACGCCTTGGGTAACATCGATGCCGCCTTGAACCGTGCCCGCGAACTTCTGGGCCTGCCTGTGGTTGACGCTTCCGTAGATCCGAACCCCACTGTGAGCTGGGAAAAGGGTCTCGACAAGCCCTGGCTGCCTGAAGAATCCAACGCAGCCGTGGCCGAAGGTACTCCCGAAGTCATCGCAGAAAAGGTTGCTGAAGAACCTGTCTGGAAGCTGAAATAA
- a CDS encoding sulfurtransferase TusA family protein: MKWLTANQGLSNFDESLKKLLAFACADWIRRGSGRVVPPEEALAMVVAANLPGIPMGPWLEDPCANGIKIAEFCEKIKVLELPKELCSDFPELLDLRGVVCPRNAARSRLVLAGAPKGTRMTIYLDEGSPIENVPQSLVADGHIVENREKKGNFWSISVVCGGAIV, encoded by the coding sequence ATGAAATGGTTGACCGCCAATCAGGGGCTGTCTAATTTTGATGAATCCTTAAAAAAGTTGCTGGCTTTTGCCTGCGCCGACTGGATTCGTCGTGGTTCCGGCAGGGTGGTTCCGCCGGAAGAGGCTCTTGCCATGGTGGTTGCCGCCAATTTGCCCGGAATTCCCATGGGACCATGGCTAGAGGACCCATGTGCCAATGGTATTAAAATTGCCGAATTTTGCGAAAAAATAAAGGTTTTGGAACTGCCGAAGGAACTTTGTTCTGATTTTCCTGAACTTTTGGACTTGCGCGGGGTGGTATGCCCCAGAAACGCGGCCCGCAGTCGGCTGGTGCTTGCCGGAGCTCCCAAGGGGACCCGTATGACCATCTATCTAGATGAGGGGTCGCCCATCGAAAACGTACCCCAGTCCTTGGTCGCCGATGGCCATATTGTGGAAAATCGCGAAAAAAAAGGAAATTTTTGGTCTATAAGTGTGGTTTGCGGCGGTGCAATTGTGTAG
- a CDS encoding glycosyltransferase yields MAISTILLDIMFAVYVIAGVGLVIYGFSCYYSIYLFLKNSRTTRLSDRKKILQFYREHSMADLPQVTTQLPVFNEANCVERLLEAVCAIDYPKDKHEIQVLDDSTDECYEVAKKKVEELAAKGYDIKLIHRTNRQEFKAGALKEAMAVAKGEFLAIFDADFVPEKDFLLKTIPYMVMDEQVGLVQGRWGHLNRTESGLTLAQSIGIDGHFVVEQSARSWGKLFMNFNGTAGVWRKQAIYGGGGWEGDTLTEDMDLSYRSQLAGWKMKFVFDVIVPAELPNDINSFKAQQFRWAKGSIQTAIKILPRVLKSNVPTRVKIGAILHTTHYSIHPCMLFTALCAWPLLAFFQPVANLPVWVYTVGFTFIFLAAIAPSVLYFVAQRCSGYTGWKVRLLSMPILMALGVGIAVSNSKAVFAAITGRKSGFVRTPKSGVGQKKKATSHYKQKFPWQAILELGVGVYCIFGMLEYIGAQKFIIGPFLALYSIGFLSVGVLSFMHYLGNLVEVHKARKDENHFVEDVDKGQG; encoded by the coding sequence ATGGCAATCAGTACAATCCTACTGGACATCATGTTCGCGGTCTACGTGATCGCGGGTGTTGGACTCGTCATCTACGGCTTCAGCTGCTACTACAGCATCTACCTGTTCCTCAAGAACAGCCGTACCACACGCCTTTCCGACCGCAAGAAAATCTTGCAGTTCTATCGCGAACACAGCATGGCAGACCTGCCTCAAGTCACCACCCAGCTTCCCGTATTCAACGAAGCTAACTGTGTCGAACGACTCCTTGAGGCCGTATGCGCCATAGACTACCCCAAGGACAAGCACGAAATCCAGGTGCTGGACGACTCCACCGACGAATGCTATGAAGTCGCCAAGAAGAAGGTGGAAGAACTGGCAGCCAAGGGCTACGACATCAAGCTCATCCACCGCACCAACCGTCAGGAATTCAAGGCCGGCGCTCTTAAGGAAGCCATGGCTGTCGCCAAGGGTGAATTCCTTGCAATCTTCGACGCCGACTTCGTACCGGAGAAGGACTTCCTCCTGAAGACCATCCCCTACATGGTCATGGACGAACAGGTGGGCCTGGTCCAGGGTCGCTGGGGTCATCTGAACCGCACCGAATCCGGTCTTACTCTCGCTCAGTCTATCGGTATCGACGGCCACTTCGTGGTGGAACAGTCTGCACGTAGCTGGGGCAAGCTCTTTATGAACTTTAACGGTACCGCAGGTGTCTGGCGCAAGCAGGCCATCTATGGCGGTGGCGGCTGGGAAGGCGATACCTTGACCGAAGACATGGACCTTTCTTACCGTTCTCAGCTTGCTGGTTGGAAGATGAAGTTCGTGTTCGACGTGATCGTTCCTGCAGAACTCCCCAACGATATCAACTCCTTCAAGGCTCAGCAGTTCCGTTGGGCAAAGGGCTCTATCCAGACCGCAATCAAGATTCTGCCCCGCGTTCTCAAGTCCAACGTTCCGACTCGCGTAAAGATTGGTGCAATCCTTCATACGACTCACTATTCTATTCACCCCTGCATGTTGTTCACTGCACTTTGCGCATGGCCCCTGCTGGCATTCTTCCAGCCCGTAGCTAACCTGCCGGTCTGGGTTTACACAGTAGGCTTCACATTCATCTTCCTCGCTGCAATCGCTCCTTCTGTTCTTTACTTTGTTGCACAGCGTTGCTCCGGCTATACCGGTTGGAAGGTCCGCCTCCTCAGCATGCCGATCCTTATGGCACTGGGTGTAGGTATCGCAGTCAGCAACTCCAAGGCTGTGTTCGCCGCAATCACCGGCCGCAAGAGCGGCTTCGTCCGCACCCCCAAGAGCGGTGTCGGCCAGAAGAAGAAGGCTACCAGCCACTACAAGCAGAAGTTCCCCTGGCAGGCAATCCTTGAACTGGGCGTTGGCGTCTACTGTATCTTCGGTATGCTGGAATACATCGGCGCACAGAAGTTCATTATCGGACCGTTCCTCGCCCTCTACTCCATCGGTTTCCTTTCTGTTGGCGTTCTGAGCTTCATGCATTACCTGGGCAACCTGGTTGAAGTTCACAAGGCTCGCAAGGACGAAAATCATTTCGTTGAAGACGTGGACAAGGGTCAAGGCTAA
- a CDS encoding prepilin-type N-terminal cleavage/methylation domain-containing protein produces the protein MQTIIRLQKNRGFTLMELMVAVSVASVVTLSAFLFYVRYHEATLHLQRKYITESRIQIEQMNGVLPYGKGRCYQRR, from the coding sequence ATGCAAACGATAATCCGTCTGCAGAAAAATAGAGGCTTTACCTTGATGGAATTGATGGTTGCCGTGTCTGTTGCGTCCGTCGTTACATTGTCTGCATTTTTGTTTTATGTCAGATATCATGAAGCGACGTTACACCTTCAACGAAAATACATCACGGAATCTCGAATTCAGATAGAACAAATGAATGGGGTTCTTCCCTATGGTAAGGGGCGATGTTATCAAAGACGGTAA